Proteins encoded in a region of the Candidatus Moanabacter tarae genome:
- the ino1 gene encoding Inositol-3-phosphate synthase has product MKENIRIAIVGVGNCASSLVQGICYYRDKDPESAIGLMHWEIGNYRPFDVEVTAAFDIDSRKVGKDISEAIFAEPNSTKIFCPSIPKSGVIVEMGKILDGLSPHMGDYPENRTFLRADAIESKKSDVIDILQQKKVDVLVNYLPVGSEAATQFYAECALDAGVAFLNNIPVFIASDPKWEKKFSEAGIPIIGDDIKAQLGATIAHRALTDLFKKRGVKMERTYQLNTGGNTDFLNMLNRSRLMSKKTSKTEAVQSVTAERLGDENIHVGPSDYVPWQNDNKVCFIRMEGKMFGDVEMNLEMRLSVEDSPNSAGVAIDAIRCLKLAQKLGIGGNLEGPAAFFCKHPPKQFPDDEAYRMTETFIENIGSASLPAQELDSNGPKSGEIPAHSSPT; this is encoded by the coding sequence ATGAAAGAAAACATAAGAATCGCGATTGTTGGCGTTGGCAACTGCGCCAGTAGCCTAGTCCAAGGCATCTGCTACTATAGAGATAAGGACCCAGAATCGGCAATTGGATTAATGCACTGGGAAATAGGAAACTATCGCCCATTCGATGTCGAAGTCACAGCTGCATTTGACATCGATAGCCGTAAAGTGGGTAAGGACATTTCGGAAGCGATTTTTGCTGAACCCAATTCGACCAAGATTTTTTGCCCGAGTATCCCTAAATCGGGTGTCATCGTGGAAATGGGGAAAATACTCGATGGCCTTTCCCCCCACATGGGTGACTACCCTGAAAACCGCACTTTTTTGAGGGCAGATGCGATTGAGTCGAAGAAATCGGACGTCATCGATATTTTGCAACAGAAAAAAGTTGACGTCCTCGTCAACTATCTGCCGGTGGGATCGGAGGCAGCAACCCAATTCTATGCAGAATGCGCTCTAGATGCAGGGGTTGCCTTTCTCAACAACATTCCCGTATTCATCGCGAGTGATCCCAAGTGGGAAAAGAAATTTTCGGAAGCAGGAATTCCCATTATCGGTGATGACATCAAGGCACAATTGGGAGCAACAATTGCCCACCGAGCTCTAACCGACCTTTTTAAAAAGCGTGGAGTCAAGATGGAGCGGACCTACCAGCTCAACACAGGAGGTAACACAGATTTCCTCAATATGCTCAACCGTAGCAGGCTCATGTCGAAAAAGACTTCCAAGACGGAGGCGGTTCAGTCAGTAACTGCGGAACGTTTGGGTGACGAGAATATTCACGTTGGACCCAGCGATTATGTCCCTTGGCAGAACGACAACAAAGTTTGTTTCATTCGTATGGAAGGAAAGATGTTTGGAGACGTTGAGATGAATTTGGAAATGCGTTTATCAGTGGAGGATTCGCCAAATTCAGCCGGAGTAGCAATCGATGCAATTCGTTGTCTGAAACTGGCTCAAAAATTAGGAATAGGTGGCAACTTGGAAGGACCTGCCGCTTTCTTCTGCAAACATCCACCAAAACAATTTCCAGATGATGAAGCCTATCGTATGACAGAAACCTTTATCGAGAATATTGGCAGCGCTTCTCTCCCAGCGCAGGAATTAGATTCCAATGGGCCGAAATCAGGAGAAATTCCGGCCCATTCGTCACCAACTTAA
- a CDS encoding Bifunctional IPC transferase and DIPP synthase, with the protein MAEFTGPTKLRSPQILKCLILAAGQGTRLKERGEVKPLVPLLGQPLIERVVCSAIDGGADEFYVVTGFEGETVTNFVEELAEKLEISITTIENQNWQKENGYSVLKAKPHLQEPFFLLMSDHLFDPTILHTLQAHPPNQGEIVLAVDNNLTNPLVDLEDVTKVDTSNGLILNIGKSIDHFRAFDTGIFLCTPALFGALEKAGDSYQDTTLSAGIRVLAESRCARYLRTDRFWIDVDDEVAFKKAEAAVHESIAD; encoded by the coding sequence ATGGCAGAATTTACAGGCCCAACAAAACTACGAAGTCCCCAAATTTTGAAGTGCTTAATCTTAGCTGCAGGCCAAGGAACGCGACTTAAGGAGCGAGGGGAGGTTAAGCCTCTAGTTCCACTTCTTGGTCAACCCCTGATCGAACGCGTGGTCTGCTCCGCTATTGATGGCGGGGCAGACGAATTCTATGTCGTTACGGGATTTGAAGGGGAAACTGTTACCAACTTCGTGGAAGAACTCGCCGAAAAGCTAGAGATCTCAATTACGACGATCGAAAATCAGAATTGGCAAAAAGAAAACGGCTACTCCGTACTTAAGGCGAAACCCCACTTGCAAGAGCCCTTCTTTCTACTAATGTCTGATCATCTTTTCGATCCTACCATTCTCCATACTCTACAAGCCCATCCGCCGAACCAAGGAGAAATCGTGTTAGCAGTAGACAACAATCTCACAAATCCTCTTGTTGACTTGGAAGATGTAACTAAGGTTGATACATCCAACGGTCTTATTCTGAACATCGGTAAATCCATTGACCACTTCAGGGCCTTCGATACTGGCATCTTCCTCTGTACGCCTGCCCTTTTTGGAGCCTTAGAAAAAGCCGGGGATTCCTACCAGGACACTACCCTATCGGCAGGCATCCGCGTCCTGGCGGAATCCCGCTGTGCAAGGTATCTGAGAACCGATCGATTCTGGATCGATGTCGATGATGAGGTCGCCTTCAAAAAGGCGGAAGCCGCCGTTCATGAATCGATTGCAGACTGA
- the uxuA_2 gene encoding Mannonate dehydratase: MISATDFEKLPIRVGLGQFNIPTATGELLLFIKQCGVDDVQLNRVEWSRQDLWEYEELASLRKMIEDYELRLMALENVPYSFYDKIMLGLDGRELQLENMCQTVRNMGQAGIPILGYHFMPTEVWRTSRTTPIRGGAKTTAFNLDVAISAKADPLPKRGNFISEREITEEEMWENYDWYMERILPVCEESNVRMALHPDDPPVNYPLGGVARIFRNFENFDRAMTKFNSPMHGLNFCHGCWSEMRAGAGVIDAIRHFGVQGKIFYVHLRDVQGRIDDFTECWIGEGNSDIIEVIRTLKDSGFRGFMIPDHVPVMNDDGWYKQRGRAYTVGYMKAMLDVLAS; the protein is encoded by the coding sequence ATGATCTCCGCGACCGATTTTGAAAAATTACCCATCCGCGTTGGGCTAGGTCAATTTAACATTCCTACCGCTACCGGGGAATTACTCTTATTCATTAAGCAGTGCGGGGTAGATGATGTTCAACTAAATAGGGTGGAGTGGTCTAGACAGGATCTTTGGGAGTACGAGGAATTGGCTTCGCTACGTAAAATGATCGAGGATTACGAACTGCGGTTAATGGCTTTAGAGAATGTGCCTTACTCTTTTTACGATAAGATCATGCTTGGTCTGGATGGCCGGGAGTTACAGTTGGAGAATATGTGCCAGACAGTGCGTAACATGGGGCAGGCAGGAATTCCGATTTTGGGTTATCACTTCATGCCTACTGAGGTTTGGCGAACATCGCGAACCACCCCAATCCGTGGAGGTGCGAAAACGACCGCGTTCAATCTAGATGTAGCGATATCCGCGAAGGCGGATCCTCTTCCAAAGAGAGGAAATTTCATATCTGAGCGCGAGATTACGGAAGAAGAGATGTGGGAAAACTACGATTGGTATATGGAGCGGATCCTTCCCGTTTGTGAAGAATCCAATGTTAGAATGGCGTTGCATCCCGACGATCCTCCCGTGAACTATCCCCTTGGAGGTGTGGCTCGGATATTTCGGAACTTTGAAAATTTTGATCGCGCCATGACAAAGTTCAATAGCCCAATGCACGGCCTCAATTTCTGTCACGGATGTTGGTCGGAAATGCGAGCCGGTGCGGGAGTCATCGACGCGATTCGACATTTTGGGGTGCAAGGGAAAATTTTTTATGTTCACCTTCGTGATGTTCAGGGGCGAATCGATGATTTTACCGAGTGCTGGATAGGTGAAGGCAATTCGGATATAATCGAGGTGATTCGAACCCTAAAGGATTCCGGATTCAGAGGTTTTATGATTCCCGATCATGTCCCGGTCATGAATGATGATGGCTGGTACAAGCAGCGGGGCCGAGCCTATACGGTTGGCTACATGAAGGCAATGTTGGACGTTTTGGCCAGCTGA
- the iolG_2 gene encoding Myo-inositol 2-dehydrogenase, whose translation MYKVGIIGCGRPSNYEGSTGHGIAHHHAVGYKGCNDTKLVAVADIVRENAKAFASQHDVPRIYESYQEMIVREKLDMVSVCLWIPLHAPVVKEAATLGVKAIHCEKPMAPTYGEAKSMVETCNRSGVQLTFNHQRRFGEVFRKAKEIAHSGAIGQIHRFEGYCSNIFDWGTHWIDMMFFYNNDEPASWVIAQINSQTENKLFGVDMENQAICRIQFNNGVTGLLDTGIDKRTCALRIMGSDGLIEVTVPDGPALRFLAKGYRGWQEPEIRELKSQHMPIVFTSAITDLVDALKTGREPELSSRKALQATEVIFSAYESSRRRSRVDLPLDIEDSPFLDMLERGMIGPRKGK comes from the coding sequence ATGTACAAAGTTGGTATCATCGGCTGCGGTCGACCAAGTAATTACGAAGGCTCAACCGGGCATGGGATTGCCCATCATCACGCCGTCGGGTATAAAGGGTGTAACGACACTAAACTCGTCGCGGTTGCAGATATTGTTCGGGAAAATGCAAAGGCATTCGCTTCCCAACACGATGTACCTAGAATCTATGAATCCTACCAGGAAATGATTGTTAGGGAAAAACTCGATATGGTCAGTGTCTGTCTATGGATCCCTCTCCATGCCCCGGTGGTAAAAGAGGCCGCTACCCTCGGCGTTAAGGCAATTCACTGTGAAAAACCAATGGCGCCAACCTATGGTGAAGCAAAGTCTATGGTCGAAACCTGTAACCGTTCAGGCGTCCAGCTAACATTCAATCACCAACGACGTTTTGGGGAAGTTTTTCGGAAAGCCAAGGAAATCGCACATTCCGGTGCGATCGGCCAGATCCACCGTTTCGAAGGTTACTGTAGCAATATCTTTGACTGGGGAACGCATTGGATTGATATGATGTTTTTCTACAATAATGACGAACCCGCTTCGTGGGTTATTGCCCAGATCAACAGCCAGACCGAGAACAAACTATTTGGAGTGGACATGGAAAATCAGGCTATCTGCCGAATCCAATTCAATAACGGCGTTACAGGTCTACTAGATACGGGAATCGATAAAAGAACATGTGCTCTTAGGATTATGGGCTCCGATGGCCTTATTGAAGTGACCGTCCCTGATGGACCTGCGCTCCGCTTCCTGGCGAAAGGATACAGGGGCTGGCAAGAACCTGAGATCCGAGAACTGAAGAGCCAACACATGCCGATAGTATTTACCTCTGCCATCACCGATCTTGTCGACGCTCTAAAGACTGGAAGAGAACCGGAATTGAGCAGCCGTAAAGCTCTCCAAGCTACCGAAGTGATCTTCAGTGCCTATGAATCCAGTCGAAGGCGCTCCCGCGTCGACCTGCCTCTCGACATTGAGGACTCCCCTTTTCTAGATATGCTCGAAAGAGGAATGATCGGACCAAGAAAAGGCAAATAG
- the gci_3 gene encoding D-galactarolactone cycloisomerase — MKITDVTAIILRLPEVTAACDGTQDTCLIRVDTDEGISGWGEVDSCPSVIKAIVDAPLSHQICSGLRNTLVGTDPLAIDVCTGLMEQATNYYGRAAAATHAIAGVNVALWDIAGKACGRPVYALLGGPFNRKFRAYCSILFGDTPRETGELARKFTDLGFTAIKFGWGPMGRDESTDIALVREARKGAGDKVDILIDAGQVWDWKTALQRTNQFMEYRPFWLEEPLHPDDVTGYFRLTAESPLPIAAAEADARYIEFERLVVEGGLDWIQPDPGRCGISVFVEAGKMACRHHRKVVNHSFKSGITIAASLHALSAIPNTEVFEFCMAESPLRHELTHEQFEIVDGYVALPEGPGLGVTINETTVEKYRFA; from the coding sequence ATGAAAATCACTGACGTCACCGCCATAATTCTACGATTGCCTGAAGTAACCGCTGCCTGTGACGGAACCCAGGATACATGCCTTATTAGGGTCGACACAGATGAAGGAATTTCTGGGTGGGGTGAAGTCGACTCTTGCCCAAGTGTGATTAAGGCGATTGTGGATGCCCCTCTTTCCCATCAGATCTGCAGCGGCCTGAGGAATACTCTCGTTGGAACTGATCCCTTAGCCATCGATGTTTGTACGGGTTTGATGGAACAAGCTACCAACTATTATGGACGGGCTGCGGCAGCTACTCATGCAATAGCCGGAGTTAATGTAGCCCTTTGGGACATTGCTGGAAAGGCCTGTGGTCGGCCGGTCTACGCACTCCTGGGTGGTCCTTTCAACCGGAAATTTCGGGCTTATTGTTCCATTTTATTCGGCGACACCCCGAGGGAAACTGGTGAACTAGCTCGGAAATTCACTGACCTGGGGTTCACCGCTATTAAATTTGGATGGGGACCGATGGGCCGGGACGAAAGTACTGATATTGCCCTAGTTAGGGAGGCCAGGAAAGGGGCAGGAGATAAAGTCGACATACTCATTGACGCAGGTCAAGTGTGGGATTGGAAAACGGCTCTCCAACGGACGAATCAATTCATGGAATATCGCCCATTCTGGCTAGAAGAACCACTCCACCCCGATGATGTCACTGGATACTTTCGGCTAACTGCCGAAAGCCCTTTACCCATTGCCGCTGCTGAGGCCGACGCAAGATACATCGAGTTCGAACGACTTGTGGTAGAAGGTGGACTTGATTGGATTCAACCTGATCCTGGGAGATGTGGCATCTCCGTATTCGTGGAAGCCGGAAAGATGGCCTGTCGTCATCACAGGAAGGTTGTAAACCACAGTTTCAAGAGTGGCATCACGATTGCCGCATCGCTTCACGCTTTGTCCGCTATCCCCAACACTGAAGTTTTTGAATTCTGTATGGCGGAATCCCCTCTGAGGCATGAGCTCACGCACGAACAATTCGAAATTGTTGACGGCTACGTCGCACTTCCCGAAGGCCCAGGCCTCGGGGTAACTATTAACGAAACAACGGTGGAAAAATATCGATTTGCATAG
- the hemL_1 gene encoding Glutamate-1-semialdehyde 2,1-aminomutase, translating into MLDIRGSQERHQRASRVLATGVSSGLRKSVKPLLYFERANGPYFYDVDGHELVDYTLGWGPLILGSNHPAINAAVVAQIEKSYTYGAQHQLEIDLAEKLVEVLSGVDQVVFSNTGSEAVQVAIRLARATTGRDKIVKFEGHYHGWMNNVLVSYHPTEEQLGIPSPTTGGQPAAEFGDTLVLKWNDFDGLERLFRERGSEIACVITEPILANSGSCMPLKGYLQFLVDLCRSSGAISIFDEVITGFRIALGGAREYFDIIPDLSIYGKAMAGGFTMGAVAGSYSIFEVLRDSRTIHAGTYNGSPLNLAASLATIKTLQEVSPYPNMRKHGFAIRERIEQLALMKGIKLIASGVGSVFHVHFGLDTLPLNYSDTLRADVKTYQNFRLSLLEAGVHTLPDGRWYVSAVHTECELSKTMRAVEMAFQKL; encoded by the coding sequence ATGTTGGACATAAGGGGATCGCAAGAACGCCATCAAAGGGCTTCCCGAGTTCTTGCAACAGGAGTTTCGAGTGGACTTCGAAAATCCGTGAAACCGTTGCTTTACTTCGAACGAGCAAATGGCCCCTACTTCTATGATGTCGATGGGCACGAGTTGGTTGATTACACACTTGGGTGGGGACCTCTCATTTTGGGTTCCAACCATCCTGCGATAAATGCTGCGGTAGTGGCACAGATTGAAAAGAGCTACACATATGGTGCTCAGCATCAACTAGAAATTGATCTGGCTGAGAAGTTAGTTGAGGTTCTTTCGGGTGTTGACCAAGTTGTTTTCTCAAACACCGGTTCCGAGGCTGTGCAAGTTGCGATCCGCTTGGCGCGAGCTACCACCGGTCGGGATAAGATTGTAAAGTTTGAAGGCCATTACCACGGCTGGATGAACAATGTACTGGTCAGTTATCATCCGACAGAGGAGCAGCTGGGGATTCCTTCTCCTACAACCGGCGGACAACCTGCGGCTGAGTTTGGAGATACTCTCGTTTTGAAGTGGAATGACTTCGATGGACTTGAGAGATTGTTTCGGGAACGAGGTAGCGAAATTGCTTGTGTCATAACTGAGCCGATCTTGGCTAATTCTGGGTCGTGCATGCCTTTGAAAGGGTACCTCCAGTTCTTAGTCGATTTATGTCGGTCGAGCGGAGCAATCTCTATCTTTGATGAAGTCATCACTGGGTTTCGCATTGCCCTTGGAGGTGCCAGAGAATACTTCGACATTATTCCAGATCTTTCGATTTACGGAAAGGCAATGGCCGGTGGGTTTACGATGGGGGCGGTAGCAGGGAGCTACTCAATTTTTGAAGTGTTAAGGGATTCAAGAACCATCCACGCGGGGACTTACAATGGTTCTCCGCTAAATCTTGCGGCATCTCTGGCAACAATTAAGACGCTTCAGGAGGTTAGTCCTTATCCGAATATGCGAAAGCACGGGTTTGCCATACGAGAGAGGATCGAACAATTGGCTTTGATGAAAGGTATTAAGTTAATAGCGAGTGGCGTGGGCAGTGTTTTCCATGTCCATTTCGGCCTTGATACACTGCCCCTAAACTATTCCGACACTCTTAGGGCTGACGTAAAAACCTACCAAAACTTTCGTCTATCTCTACTAGAGGCGGGAGTCCATACCCTTCCAGACGGTAGATGGTATGTGAGTGCAGTCCACACGGAGTGTGAACTTAGTAAGACGATGAGAGCTGTAGAAATGGCGTTTCAAAAGCTGTAG
- the cuyA_1 gene encoding L-cysteate sulfo-lyase, translated as MDYKDLTPNLTPNELRQRLNKVSRVSLAHLPTPLELCPRLTEELGGPRILIKREDCTGLAFGGNKTRILEYVLGEAIRTGANCVIQGAAEQSNHCRQLAAAAAKLGLTAHLVLHKYDVTTEIQGNLLLDHLLGAEIHLADAPLGEKMEEAKIQLGEQLREDGETPFVITKEINESFAPLAYVDFILELSHQTDSEDIEPNHIYCSSAGATQAGMVLGTKLLGLSWQITGIAPIQWEEDHAVILTRNANSAAKKLNLTPNLETQHFTNISNYIGATYGEPSPEGLEALSLMAQTEGIVLDPLYSSKALAGLIDHIRKGRLSANDTVVFVHTGGTPALFAYNRNVLPNS; from the coding sequence ATGGATTACAAAGACCTGACTCCGAATTTGACACCAAATGAACTAAGACAACGCCTCAACAAGGTCTCTCGCGTTTCATTAGCGCATCTACCAACACCCTTAGAACTGTGCCCGCGACTGACGGAAGAATTGGGTGGACCGCGCATCCTTATCAAACGGGAGGACTGCACGGGGTTAGCATTCGGGGGAAACAAAACCCGAATTCTCGAGTATGTACTGGGAGAGGCTATCCGAACTGGAGCCAATTGCGTGATTCAAGGTGCAGCTGAACAGTCTAACCATTGCCGGCAACTGGCTGCGGCAGCAGCCAAGCTAGGGCTAACAGCTCATCTGGTTCTTCACAAATATGATGTCACCACTGAAATTCAGGGAAACTTACTTTTGGATCATCTCCTTGGCGCCGAAATCCACCTGGCTGACGCTCCCCTGGGTGAGAAGATGGAAGAGGCCAAGATACAGCTGGGTGAACAGCTGCGAGAAGACGGGGAAACTCCCTTCGTTATCACCAAGGAAATCAATGAGTCTTTTGCTCCCCTAGCCTACGTTGATTTCATTCTGGAACTTAGTCACCAAACAGATTCTGAAGACATCGAGCCTAATCACATCTACTGTTCTAGCGCCGGAGCAACTCAAGCAGGAATGGTACTGGGGACAAAACTACTAGGCCTTTCTTGGCAAATAACAGGGATCGCTCCGATTCAGTGGGAGGAAGACCATGCAGTGATTCTCACACGCAATGCAAACTCAGCAGCGAAAAAGTTAAATCTAACTCCGAATTTGGAAACGCAACACTTCACTAACATAAGCAATTACATTGGCGCAACTTACGGAGAACCTTCCCCAGAAGGATTGGAAGCTCTCAGTCTAATGGCACAAACTGAAGGCATTGTCCTCGATCCACTTTATTCCTCCAAAGCCCTAGCTGGACTAATCGACCACATCAGAAAAGGGAGACTCTCCGCAAACGACACTGTGGTGTTCGTTCACACCGGTGGCACTCCTGCCCTCTTTGCCTACAATAGGAATGTGTTACCCAACTCCTAG
- the betC_1 gene encoding Choline-sulfatase, which produces MSDQPNLLYIHSDQHSPFVTGCYGDPIVETPHLDSLSENGVVLDNVYCPSPICVPSRMSMLTGRHPYENRVWTNSQILSSGIPTFAHAMGAAGYRPMLIGRMHSLGPDQLHGYADRLVGDHGPNQAGSGGGVNRGALEGCAGPSRVSLINSGPGQSSYQVHDEDVTAATVNYLNRLGVKKRSGIGDEPFSVSVGFMLPHQPFVARREDYAIYEGRMSLPRTAEPFSEKLHPYIAQWRKATETVEVTEEEILRARTAYWALVTRMDFMIGEILEALHRNNLAENTLILYMSDHGEQVGEHGLWWKQTFYEDSVKVPAILSWPGRLPKGVRCERVVSSLDLNATMIDALEGPPLPNSRGRSLLPILSDPSADWEDVAFSEFCLDSAGSGGPFSEDGVIQRMIRRGPWKLNYYHGMPCQLFNLDEDPQERDDRAGDLQSQKIRDELLELVLQDWDPEWVKLQMAAQRQDQRILGQWGRHVQPPDSIRWPLLAGMDYLDPTD; this is translated from the coding sequence ATGTCCGATCAACCTAATCTTCTATATATCCATTCCGACCAACACAGCCCTTTTGTGACAGGCTGCTATGGTGATCCGATAGTTGAGACACCTCACCTGGACTCCCTCTCTGAGAATGGCGTGGTCCTCGATAACGTATACTGTCCATCGCCCATCTGCGTCCCTTCTCGCATGTCAATGCTAACCGGAAGGCATCCTTATGAAAATCGTGTTTGGACAAACAGTCAGATCCTAAGTTCGGGAATCCCCACCTTCGCCCACGCCATGGGAGCTGCCGGATATCGTCCTATGCTTATTGGACGTATGCACTCCTTAGGCCCGGATCAGCTTCATGGCTATGCCGATCGCCTGGTGGGGGATCACGGACCTAATCAAGCAGGCAGCGGGGGAGGAGTTAACCGAGGTGCGCTCGAAGGTTGCGCAGGTCCATCACGGGTAAGTCTTATAAATTCCGGTCCTGGACAAAGCTCTTATCAGGTTCATGACGAAGACGTTACTGCCGCCACGGTTAATTATCTAAATCGTTTGGGCGTTAAGAAAAGATCTGGGATTGGAGACGAACCGTTCTCGGTATCGGTTGGCTTTATGTTACCCCACCAGCCCTTTGTTGCGCGCCGCGAGGATTACGCGATTTACGAGGGGAGAATGTCCTTGCCCCGAACTGCTGAACCATTCTCGGAGAAATTACATCCGTATATTGCGCAGTGGCGGAAAGCCACTGAAACGGTTGAGGTCACCGAAGAAGAAATTCTCCGGGCCCGAACCGCCTACTGGGCTTTGGTCACCCGAATGGACTTCATGATCGGAGAAATTCTCGAAGCGTTGCACCGCAATAATCTGGCTGAGAACACGCTCATCCTATACATGTCCGACCATGGCGAACAGGTTGGCGAACATGGCTTATGGTGGAAACAGACTTTCTATGAGGATTCCGTTAAGGTTCCAGCAATCCTTTCTTGGCCTGGACGCCTACCCAAAGGGGTTCGTTGTGAGCGTGTCGTCAGCTCGCTCGACCTCAACGCCACCATGATCGATGCATTGGAAGGCCCTCCTTTACCGAACTCTCGCGGACGAAGCCTATTACCAATATTAAGTGATCCTAGCGCCGACTGGGAGGATGTGGCCTTTTCAGAGTTCTGCCTCGATTCCGCAGGCTCAGGGGGACCGTTCTCCGAAGATGGGGTGATTCAGCGGATGATTCGCCGAGGGCCCTGGAAGCTCAACTACTACCACGGGATGCCCTGTCAGCTATTCAATCTGGACGAGGATCCCCAGGAAAGGGACGATCGAGCCGGGGATCTACAAAGCCAGAAAATCCGAGACGAACTCCTCGAGCTTGTATTGCAAGATTGGGATCCCGAGTGGGTCAAGTTGCAGATGGCAGCGCAAAGGCAAGACCAGCGGATTCTTGGCCAATGGGGCCGCCACGTACAACCACCCGACTCGATCCGGTGGCCGCTTTTAGCAGGTATGGATTATCTTGATCCGACCGATTAA
- the dgaE_1 gene encoding D-glucosaminate-6-phosphate ammonia lyase has product MSIYRDFGLEPIINASGGVTRLGGAPMPEKVLEAFHSAAEDWVPLEQLQGFASLRIAEATGTDSGLVVTGAAGALTMGTAAILAGHDIARMDALPHSRGFPNQFLISRDQRSGYDHAVRAAGAELVDVGYNEIISGAGVRRTEPVDYAVGVTSETAGILYVVSPHSHPPLETVVEIGKKHHLPVLVDAAGELPPRENLTAIPGSGADLVAFSGGKSIRGPQSTGLLCGRRDLISSAALQMLDMDEHLELWDPPDELIDRGNIQGLPRHGIGRSLKVSKEEIVAFLTALDLFVGGAYDHVDRFEDLLKTVSVGLSSTLATMRINRGRHSESIPLLEVTIDELALSKSATEVCWRLRKGSPPIYVGHGYLAQGKLIINPLCIKERDVEFLISRLMEELTV; this is encoded by the coding sequence ATGAGCATTTATCGTGACTTTGGCCTCGAGCCTATAATCAATGCTTCTGGGGGAGTGACGCGGCTCGGGGGAGCCCCCATGCCAGAAAAAGTTTTGGAGGCTTTCCACTCAGCGGCAGAGGATTGGGTCCCCTTGGAGCAGCTACAAGGCTTTGCTTCCCTTCGAATTGCTGAGGCTACGGGGACGGATTCGGGTCTAGTGGTTACCGGGGCGGCAGGTGCTTTGACCATGGGAACAGCCGCTATTCTAGCAGGACATGATATTGCCCGTATGGATGCGTTGCCGCATTCTCGAGGGTTTCCCAATCAGTTTCTAATTTCAAGAGACCAACGAAGTGGATATGACCATGCTGTTCGGGCGGCAGGCGCTGAATTAGTTGACGTCGGTTACAACGAAATAATATCGGGGGCTGGTGTCCGGCGTACCGAGCCAGTTGATTACGCTGTGGGGGTGACATCAGAAACAGCTGGAATTCTTTATGTTGTTTCACCGCATTCGCACCCGCCTCTTGAGACAGTCGTTGAAATTGGGAAAAAGCATCATCTCCCTGTCCTAGTGGATGCAGCTGGGGAATTGCCGCCACGTGAGAATTTAACTGCAATTCCTGGAAGTGGCGCTGATTTGGTTGCATTCAGTGGAGGGAAGTCAATTAGGGGTCCGCAGTCGACCGGATTACTATGTGGCCGTAGGGATCTAATTTCCTCAGCCGCCCTACAAATGCTCGATATGGACGAACATTTGGAATTGTGGGATCCTCCGGATGAGTTGATTGATAGAGGGAATATTCAGGGCCTTCCCCGGCATGGGATTGGGCGGTCTCTCAAAGTTTCAAAGGAGGAGATTGTTGCGTTCCTTACGGCTTTGGATTTATTCGTGGGTGGTGCCTATGATCATGTAGATCGGTTTGAAGACCTATTAAAAACTGTTTCTGTCGGTCTTTCTTCAACTCTGGCGACAATGCGAATAAACAGAGGCCGGCACTCCGAATCTATACCACTGCTTGAAGTTACAATAGATGAATTAGCTTTAAGCAAGTCTGCTACTGAAGTTTGTTGGAGGTTACGAAAGGGATCGCCCCCAATTTACGTTGGGCACGGCTACCTGGCCCAAGGCAAACTGATTATCAACCCGCTCTGTATTAAGGAGAGGGATGTGGAATTTTTGATTAGTAGGCTGATGGAGGAATTAACGGTTTGA